One segment of Desulfosudis oleivorans Hxd3 DNA contains the following:
- a CDS encoding serine/threonine-protein kinase, whose amino-acid sequence MVARIGPYRVLNLLCETKLSRLYKVFDQRHNRVAILKLALADNAKEESAALTLRKEAGLLSRLSHPGIISLYDHGEHDHQPYLVAEFVEGHSLIMERRERPDMGRVLSVVMAVARALAYLHQHNILHLDVKPENILIDGRRTPPMPKLCDFGMALVIEKNAPPPPPHRRIGGTAVYMAPEHALGRALDGRTDLYSLGVVLFELLTEEKPFYGITPTATAIMHVQAQPPPPRLYNPEIPPALEAIVLKAIAKNPDHRFSGLEHFIAALAPIASRMQARPPEPPVMDAGTLTRADAEKFLRAGRPDRAIAVYRDMLTRNPADFQCHHRLGGILYRQGRFQAAIRHLQAAIAVNNQQAELHKDLGRALSRTGQNENAVAAFQKALALNPDNLSILLDLGRQYNRQKQPEAAEPYFARALAAHPTSLAAYNGLAHTKQVLGKTAEAITLFQKALALAPDQPELHYNLGTAHLAIQETAAAESCFAAALRLKPGFAAAHHAMGNICLAAKNPVQAAVHLKAALAADGSGVSALYDLGRACRMQNDLDGAVSAFGRYLKFAAKDTTAYLALAEVLEAQGKQEAAGKYRRMAEELNAHSSSGQTHKTDP is encoded by the coding sequence ATGGTTGCCAGAATCGGCCCTTATCGTGTGCTGAACCTGCTGTGCGAAACCAAACTGTCACGCCTCTACAAGGTGTTTGATCAGCGGCACAACCGCGTGGCAATCCTGAAGCTGGCCCTGGCCGACAACGCAAAAGAGGAAAGTGCCGCCCTGACCCTCAGAAAAGAGGCCGGCCTGCTTTCACGGCTCTCCCATCCCGGCATCATATCTCTGTACGATCACGGTGAACACGACCATCAGCCTTACCTGGTTGCCGAATTTGTGGAAGGCCACAGCCTGATTATGGAACGGAGGGAAAGGCCGGATATGGGGCGTGTTCTCAGTGTCGTCATGGCCGTTGCCCGGGCACTTGCCTATCTTCATCAGCACAACATCCTGCACCTTGACGTCAAACCGGAAAACATCCTGATCGATGGCCGGCGCACCCCGCCCATGCCCAAGCTGTGCGACTTCGGCATGGCCCTGGTGATTGAGAAAAACGCGCCGCCGCCACCGCCCCACCGGCGCATCGGCGGCACCGCTGTTTATATGGCGCCGGAACACGCCCTGGGCCGTGCACTGGATGGCAGAACCGACCTCTATTCCCTGGGGGTTGTCCTTTTTGAGCTGCTTACGGAAGAAAAGCCTTTTTACGGCATCACACCCACGGCAACCGCGATTATGCATGTTCAGGCACAACCGCCGCCACCACGCCTGTATAACCCGGAGATTCCACCGGCCCTGGAGGCCATTGTGTTAAAGGCAATAGCCAAGAATCCGGACCACCGGTTTTCCGGCCTGGAACACTTTATCGCCGCTCTTGCACCCATCGCGTCTCGCATGCAGGCCCGCCCTCCTGAGCCCCCGGTCATGGATGCCGGGACCCTGACCCGTGCCGATGCTGAGAAATTTCTTCGTGCAGGCAGGCCGGATCGGGCCATTGCCGTTTACCGCGATATGCTTACGCGCAACCCGGCGGATTTTCAATGCCACCACCGGTTGGGGGGCATCCTTTACCGGCAGGGCCGGTTTCAGGCGGCCATTCGCCACCTTCAGGCCGCCATAGCCGTCAATAATCAACAGGCCGAACTTCACAAGGATCTGGGCAGGGCCCTGTCCCGCACCGGTCAGAATGAAAACGCCGTGGCCGCTTTTCAGAAGGCCCTTGCGCTGAATCCTGATAATCTGTCGATCCTTCTGGATCTTGGCCGTCAGTACAACCGGCAAAAACAACCGGAGGCAGCGGAACCATACTTTGCCCGGGCACTCGCCGCCCACCCCACCTCACTGGCGGCCTATAACGGGCTGGCCCATACCAAACAGGTGCTCGGCAAAACAGCGGAGGCCATCACCCTTTTTCAAAAAGCGCTCGCACTCGCGCCGGACCAGCCGGAACTGCACTACAATCTGGGAACCGCCCATCTGGCGATACAGGAAACCGCGGCAGCCGAATCCTGCTTTGCCGCGGCACTCCGCCTGAAACCCGGCTTTGCCGCCGCCCACCATGCCATGGGAAATATCTGTCTGGCGGCAAAAAATCCCGTTCAGGCAGCGGTCCACCTGAAGGCGGCCCTGGCCGCCGACGGCAGCGGCGTTAGCGCTTTATACGACCTTGGCCGGGCCTGCAGAATGCAGAACGATCTTGATGGCGCGGTATCGGCCTTTGGCCGCTACCTGAAATTTGCCGCCAAAGACACCACCGCCTACCTGGCCCTGGCCGAAGTGCTGGAGGCCCAGGGAAAACAGGAGGCAGCCGGAAAGTACCGCCGCATGGCCGAAGAGCTGAACGCGCACTCATCTTCCGGCCAGACCCATAAAACAGACCCATAA
- a CDS encoding TIGR02757 family protein codes for MSLPDLKRKKLLARLYRRYNRRSYVSPDPLECLYRFDEVKDRELAALIAACLAYGRVAQIVKSVSAVLNVMGPSPHDFICSGTPARFEKEFAGFRHRFADEVHLGALLAGMRQVLLAYGSLNACFVEGLRKKDPTVIPALSAFVDRLNADAGGIGHLLADPRKGSACKRLNLFLRWMVRKDSVDPGGWAGIPRAKLVVPLDTHMHAIGLALGLTRRQQADCVTAVEMTQGFACFSPRDPVKYDFALTRFGIRQEMKVDDLIRMADCA; via the coding sequence ATGTCACTTCCCGATTTGAAAAGAAAAAAGCTGCTGGCGCGACTGTACCGCCGGTATAACAGGCGGTCCTACGTATCGCCCGATCCACTTGAGTGTCTTTACCGTTTTGACGAGGTAAAGGACCGTGAGTTGGCGGCCCTGATAGCCGCCTGCCTGGCCTATGGCCGGGTGGCCCAGATCGTGAAAAGTGTTTCCGCCGTTCTGAATGTCATGGGGCCGTCACCTCACGACTTTATTTGCTCTGGCACACCGGCCCGGTTTGAAAAAGAGTTTGCCGGGTTTCGACACCGGTTTGCCGATGAGGTCCACCTGGGGGCCCTGCTGGCGGGAATGCGGCAGGTGCTTCTGGCATACGGATCGTTAAATGCCTGTTTTGTTGAGGGCCTTCGAAAGAAAGACCCCACCGTGATTCCGGCCCTTTCTGCTTTTGTCGACCGTCTCAACGCCGACGCCGGGGGCATCGGCCATCTGCTGGCCGACCCCCGGAAGGGCAGCGCCTGCAAGCGGCTGAACCTGTTTCTGCGATGGATGGTGAGAAAAGACAGTGTCGATCCGGGTGGCTGGGCCGGCATTCCCCGTGCAAAGCTGGTGGTGCCCCTGGACACCCACATGCACGCCATCGGCCTTGCCCTGGGCCTGACCCGGCGGCAACAGGCCGATTGTGTCACGGCGGTCGAAATGACACAGGGATTTGCCTGCTTTTCCCCCCGTGATCCGGTGAAGTATGATTTTGCCCTGACACGCTTCGGCATTCGACAGGAGATGAAGGTTGACGACCTGATCCGTATGGCGGACTGCGCGTAA
- a CDS encoding damage-control phosphatase ARMT1 family protein, which translates to MKTYYDCIPCFMKQALGATRLVTGNPKLHEAVLREMAKKISTMDLNQSPPLMGREIHRTVRSLTGIDDPYREVKDFYNRFAMDMYDDLKKKVAASTPPLETAVKLAIAGNIIDFGVSSDLDVELVRQTIDNALSEPVFGDINVFAEAVAKAETILYLGDNAGEILFDRILIETLPTGKVVFVTRGGPVINDVTFADAETVGLTSLVQVMDNGADVPGTALSECSDAFVQAFEKADMIIAKGQGNYETLSETDQAEKIFFLFKVKCPVVARDIGREMGRAVAVSINSEKVGY; encoded by the coding sequence ATGAAGACCTATTACGACTGTATTCCCTGCTTTATGAAACAGGCCCTTGGCGCGACCCGGCTGGTGACCGGGAATCCAAAACTCCACGAAGCGGTGCTTCGGGAAATGGCCAAAAAGATCAGCACGATGGACTTGAACCAGTCACCGCCCCTCATGGGTCGGGAGATTCACCGGACCGTTCGTTCCCTGACCGGCATAGATGACCCCTACCGGGAGGTCAAGGATTTTTACAACCGGTTTGCCATGGACATGTATGACGACCTGAAAAAAAAGGTCGCGGCTTCGACCCCGCCCCTGGAAACCGCCGTGAAACTGGCCATTGCCGGCAACATCATCGATTTTGGCGTCAGCAGCGACCTGGATGTGGAACTGGTGCGTCAAACCATTGACAACGCCTTATCCGAACCGGTTTTCGGGGACATAAACGTTTTTGCCGAAGCCGTGGCAAAAGCCGAAACCATTCTTTACCTGGGTGATAATGCCGGGGAGATCCTGTTTGACCGGATTCTCATTGAGACCCTGCCCACCGGAAAGGTGGTGTTCGTGACAAGGGGCGGCCCGGTGATCAACGACGTCACTTTCGCGGACGCAGAAACCGTGGGGTTGACATCGTTGGTACAGGTCATGGACAATGGCGCGGATGTGCCGGGGACCGCCCTCTCCGAATGCTCCGACGCATTTGTTCAGGCGTTTGAGAAGGCAGACATGATCATTGCCAAGGGCCAGGGCAACTACGAAACGCTTTCCGAGACGGATCAGGCGGAAAAAATATTTTTTCTCTTCAAGGTCAAGTGCCCGGTGGTGGCCCGTGATATCGGTCGTGAAATGGGCCGGGCCGTGGCCGTCTCCATAAACAGCGAAAAGGTCGGATATTGA
- the tsaA gene encoding tRNA (N6-threonylcarbamoyladenosine(37)-N6)-methyltransferase TrmO, with amino-acid sequence MNETMTITMQPIGVVNTDATEIPRHWSVSDVQGRLEIDPQYAAGLSDIQPGSKIVVLFCFHKSPAFDPVRHLRQTPPHREGPLGVFSICSPRRPNPIGLSVLDVLEIQGTVIHVRGLDMLDGTPILDIKPYIEGRQDCPSYTGDG; translated from the coding sequence ATGAACGAGACCATGACCATTACCATGCAGCCGATCGGTGTCGTGAACACCGACGCCACAGAGATTCCCAGACACTGGAGCGTGTCCGATGTGCAGGGCCGGCTGGAGATCGACCCGCAATATGCCGCCGGACTCTCCGATATTCAGCCCGGTTCTAAAATTGTGGTACTGTTTTGCTTTCACAAGAGCCCGGCCTTTGATCCGGTCCGCCATCTGCGCCAGACCCCGCCCCACAGAGAAGGTCCCCTGGGCGTGTTTTCCATCTGCTCGCCGAGGCGGCCCAACCCCATCGGCCTTTCCGTGCTTGATGTGCTTGAGATTCAGGGCACGGTTATTCATGTCAGGGGGCTTGACATGCTGGATGGCACACCGATTCTGGATATCAAGCCCTATATTGAAGGCCGGCAGGACTGCCCCAGCTATACAGGCGACGGGTAG
- a CDS encoding tetratricopeptide repeat protein — translation MKNSRRFICIVGVALLLAVMGCQTEDTSPGALVQKGNNLFFKGDYRQAEQAYRQAIDTEPSLVSAWMGLAETRLKLGDVKEATDAYARLLEIDPGHVPARLNMARFDLLSNRLEAAEQGVQQVLSVEPANIDALFLFAEICEKEGRFKQAEQLYGRVLSVQRDNTAALLRLGAIFAKTGDTVQARAHLEQAVAVDPSAIDPRLVLFNFHMSRKDYSAAEKALAEAVAAHPENPDLHILLGNFYFSRKQPDQAEQAFLKAVETGGDHLPARLAAANFYRAVGRPDKALEMYRSALAVNPRSLRARHALAGFYLENNLLDAAAKEVETILQANDTYLPARLLKIRLLIVRQEYDRAISLCDAYLTENPTSSDLYYAKGLAFWHKEDLVSAEKAVSRAIALSPGNISARLRLADIYLKMGETEKAQAVNRELLAFLQEHLNLEVVPAGAVDPERTRPRGLDSFGSLLDIADAHPFGDAERLSGLMERYEQTIEGFEAALRKNPLQAGLFENIVFLKGVKGEYDKAIDRCNQRVASLEQMADIAPEQRQSLMAAVYALKGDLYLAKGDREKAKTAFQQAVSMDPDTLKSYFALARLHILEKDLDGAISQYRTILNRHPQQAGPHMLLGVLYKMKEAPEQAEYHYRAALDEDPELAQAANNLAYLLSENPDRLDEALDFALRARSQAPEDPYIMDTLGWIYYRMERYDKALEHLQAAADRIPDNVTVNYHLGMTYYRQGQFEQARIFLDRALSLNGKFYGADEARTLLDELM, via the coding sequence ATGAAAAACTCAAGACGATTCATCTGTATTGTCGGCGTGGCCCTTCTGCTGGCGGTCATGGGCTGCCAGACGGAGGACACCTCCCCCGGCGCCCTGGTGCAAAAGGGAAACAACCTCTTTTTCAAAGGGGACTACCGGCAGGCGGAACAGGCCTACCGGCAGGCCATTGATACCGAGCCCTCCCTTGTTTCTGCCTGGATGGGGCTTGCCGAGACCCGTCTCAAACTGGGCGATGTAAAAGAGGCCACCGATGCCTATGCCCGGCTGCTTGAGATCGATCCCGGTCATGTCCCTGCCCGGCTGAACATGGCCCGGTTTGATCTTCTCTCCAACCGGCTGGAAGCCGCGGAACAGGGAGTGCAGCAGGTGCTGTCCGTGGAACCGGCCAACATTGACGCCCTTTTTCTGTTTGCCGAAATTTGTGAGAAAGAGGGCCGCTTCAAACAGGCCGAACAGCTTTATGGCCGGGTACTTTCCGTTCAGAGAGACAATACCGCCGCCCTGTTGCGGCTTGGCGCCATTTTCGCGAAGACCGGTGATACGGTTCAGGCCAGGGCGCATCTGGAACAGGCGGTGGCCGTGGACCCGTCCGCCATAGACCCCCGCCTGGTGCTGTTTAATTTTCATATGAGCCGAAAGGATTATTCGGCTGCTGAAAAGGCGCTGGCCGAGGCGGTGGCGGCCCATCCGGAGAACCCGGATTTGCATATCCTGCTGGGTAATTTTTATTTTTCCCGAAAACAGCCGGACCAGGCGGAACAGGCTTTTTTAAAGGCTGTTGAGACAGGCGGGGATCACCTGCCGGCTCGTTTGGCCGCCGCCAATTTTTACCGGGCTGTGGGCAGGCCGGACAAGGCCCTGGAGATGTACCGGTCAGCCCTGGCGGTCAACCCTCGCAGCCTTCGTGCCCGGCATGCACTGGCAGGGTTTTACCTGGAGAATAATCTCCTGGATGCGGCTGCAAAGGAAGTGGAAACCATTTTGCAGGCAAACGACACATACCTCCCGGCCCGCCTGCTCAAAATCCGGTTGCTGATTGTCCGACAGGAGTATGACCGGGCCATCTCCCTTTGTGATGCCTATCTGACGGAAAACCCGACCTCCAGCGACCTTTATTATGCCAAAGGCCTGGCCTTCTGGCACAAGGAGGACCTGGTTTCCGCTGAAAAGGCCGTTTCTCGTGCGATTGCCCTTTCACCGGGCAATATCAGCGCCCGGCTTCGGCTGGCCGATATCTATCTGAAAATGGGTGAAACGGAAAAGGCCCAGGCAGTTAACCGGGAATTGCTGGCTTTTCTGCAGGAGCACCTGAACCTGGAGGTCGTGCCCGCCGGCGCGGTCGATCCTGAAAGGACCCGGCCCCGGGGGCTGGACTCTTTTGGGTCTCTGCTGGACATCGCCGACGCGCATCCCTTTGGTGATGCTGAACGCCTGAGCGGCCTGATGGAAAGATATGAACAGACCATTGAAGGATTTGAGGCGGCATTGCGAAAAAATCCCCTTCAGGCCGGGCTGTTTGAAAATATCGTGTTTCTTAAGGGTGTGAAAGGAGAGTACGACAAGGCCATCGATCGATGCAACCAGCGGGTGGCCTCGCTTGAGCAGATGGCCGATATCGCTCCGGAACAGCGGCAGTCCCTTATGGCGGCTGTCTATGCCCTTAAGGGGGACCTGTATCTGGCCAAGGGTGATCGGGAAAAGGCAAAAACCGCCTTTCAGCAGGCTGTTTCCATGGACCCCGATACCCTGAAATCCTATTTTGCTTTGGCCAGGCTTCATATTCTGGAAAAGGACCTGGACGGCGCCATCTCGCAGTATCGTACCATCCTGAACAGGCATCCTCAGCAGGCCGGGCCTCATATGCTGCTGGGCGTACTTTACAAAATGAAGGAGGCACCGGAACAGGCGGAATATCATTACCGGGCCGCCCTGGACGAAGACCCTGAACTGGCCCAGGCCGCCAACAACCTGGCCTACCTGCTTTCGGAAAATCCGGACCGGCTGGACGAAGCCCTGGATTTCGCCCTGCGCGCCCGGTCCCAGGCCCCGGAGGATCCCTACATCATGGATACGTTGGGCTGGATTTACTACCGGATGGAGCGGTATGACAAGGCCCTTGAGCATTTACAGGCGGCGGCCGATCGCATTCCCGACAATGTCACGGTGAACTATCACCTTGGCATGACCTACTACCGGCAAGGCCAGTTTGAGCAGGCCCGTATTTTTCTTGACAGAGCATTGAGTCTCAACGGGAAGTTTTATGGAGCAGATGAGGCCCGAACCCTTCTGGATGAGCTGATGTAA
- a CDS encoding pyridoxal phosphate-dependent aminotransferase: MISKRARQITPFLVMDVLEKADEMERQGIDVVHLEVGEPDFDIPLCVKTAVEKALADGRTYYTHSLGDIRLRQAICDHYKNRYGVTVTPSRVIVTSGTSPAMMMAFAALLDPGDEVIISDPHYACYPNFITFAGGQPVTVPVYEADGFQYSPEAIAAAMTERTKAIFINSPSNPTGTLLSRERMAAIARFEPYIISDEVYHGLVYEGREHSILEFTDNAFVLNGFSKLYAMTGLRLGYLIVPEPFVRTVQILHQNFMISANSVVQFAGIAALEQAGDDVARMKAIYNERRLYMIRRLRELGFTIPVEPTGAFYLFVNAGHLSSDSYSLAFDILEKARVGVAPGIDFGKNGEGFLRFSYANSLENIAEGLNRLEPYLERR; this comes from the coding sequence ATGATATCCAAACGCGCCCGGCAGATCACCCCGTTTCTGGTGATGGATGTCCTGGAAAAAGCCGACGAGATGGAGCGGCAGGGCATCGATGTGGTTCACCTGGAGGTGGGAGAGCCTGATTTCGACATTCCGTTGTGCGTGAAAACAGCGGTGGAAAAGGCCCTTGCCGACGGCCGCACCTACTACACCCACAGCCTGGGCGACATTCGGCTGCGGCAGGCGATCTGCGATCACTACAAAAACCGGTACGGCGTTACCGTGACCCCTTCCCGGGTGATTGTCACCTCCGGCACCTCGCCGGCCATGATGATGGCGTTTGCCGCCCTGCTGGATCCCGGCGACGAGGTGATTATTTCTGACCCCCATTATGCCTGTTATCCCAACTTTATCACCTTTGCCGGGGGCCAACCCGTAACGGTTCCTGTTTACGAGGCCGACGGGTTCCAGTACTCGCCGGAAGCCATTGCAGCGGCCATGACCGAACGAACCAAGGCCATTTTCATCAACTCCCCTTCAAATCCTACCGGCACGCTGCTCTCCAGGGAGCGAATGGCGGCTATCGCCCGGTTTGAACCCTACATTATTTCTGATGAGGTCTACCACGGCCTGGTGTACGAGGGCAGGGAACACTCCATTTTGGAATTTACCGACAACGCCTTTGTACTTAACGGTTTTTCCAAGCTCTACGCCATGACCGGTCTTCGGCTGGGTTACCTGATCGTACCCGAGCCCTTTGTGCGCACGGTCCAGATTCTTCACCAGAACTTTATGATATCGGCCAACTCGGTGGTGCAGTTCGCCGGCATCGCGGCCCTGGAGCAGGCTGGCGACGACGTGGCCCGCATGAAGGCGATTTACAACGAAAGGCGTCTTTACATGATCCGCCGGCTGCGGGAGCTTGGGTTTACCATTCCGGTAGAACCCACCGGCGCTTTTTACCTGTTTGTCAATGCCGGGCACCTTTCTTCCGACTCTTACAGCCTTGCCTTTGACATTCTGGAAAAGGCCCGTGTGGGCGTGGCGCCGGGTATTGATTTCGGGAAAAACGGTGAAGGGTTTCTGCGGTTTTCCTACGCCAACTCTCTGGAAAACATCGCCGAAGGTCTGAACCGGCTGGAGCCGTATCTTGAACGGCGTTGA
- the rlmD gene encoding 23S rRNA (uracil(1939)-C(5))-methyltransferase RlmD, giving the protein MNGVDQPVSPVRKGQAVDLEIETLAFGGRGLARVDGLAVFVDHTLPGDRVSARITRKKSNFAEARLLEVLSPSPFRVLPQCPYCGHCGGCRLQILDYDKQLDCKHEQVADALRHIGLVENVPVHPVMPADPVWGYRNKMEFSFADRRWLLPEEMEMENIDTSFALGLHVPGTFHKVIDVDACLLLPEPGNAILGDVRAYARASGVPAYGLKSHQGFWRFLMLRHSVAHDNWMVNIVTAAEDRRLLQPLADLLADRYPEVVSVVNNITARKAGVAQGEYEILLHGAPFISDRLGRFSFDISANSFFQTNTRGAERLYTVAREYAGLTGSQTVVDLYCGTGTIAIWLSGAAKEVIGLEINDSCLADAVNNCRTNNVSNVRFVAGDVKETLPRLDCRADVLVIDPPRAGMHKDVVEQVLAMAPPRIVYVSCNPATLARDVAMLSEAYTVAEVQPVDMFPHTPHIECVARLDKKA; this is encoded by the coding sequence TTGAACGGCGTTGATCAACCGGTGTCGCCGGTGCGAAAAGGCCAGGCCGTGGACCTGGAGATCGAAACCCTTGCCTTTGGAGGGCGGGGGCTGGCCCGTGTCGACGGGCTGGCCGTGTTCGTGGACCATACCCTGCCCGGGGACCGGGTGTCGGCCCGCATCACCCGCAAAAAGTCCAATTTTGCCGAAGCCCGGCTTCTGGAGGTCCTTTCCCCCTCGCCGTTCCGTGTCCTGCCCCAATGCCCTTACTGCGGTCACTGCGGCGGCTGCCGTCTTCAGATTCTCGACTATGACAAACAGCTTGACTGCAAGCACGAACAGGTGGCCGACGCTCTGCGCCACATCGGCCTGGTGGAAAACGTGCCGGTGCATCCGGTGATGCCCGCTGACCCGGTGTGGGGCTATCGCAACAAGATGGAGTTCTCCTTTGCCGACCGCCGCTGGCTACTGCCCGAAGAGATGGAGATGGAGAATATCGATACCTCCTTTGCCCTGGGCCTTCATGTGCCGGGTACGTTTCACAAGGTGATCGATGTCGACGCCTGCCTGCTGCTGCCCGAACCGGGCAACGCGATTCTTGGTGACGTGCGGGCCTATGCCAGGGCCTCCGGTGTTCCGGCATACGGCCTGAAAAGCCACCAGGGATTCTGGCGGTTTTTAATGCTGCGCCACTCCGTGGCCCATGACAACTGGATGGTCAATATCGTCACCGCCGCCGAAGACCGGCGCCTGTTGCAGCCCCTGGCCGACCTGCTGGCAGACCGATATCCCGAAGTGGTCTCCGTGGTCAACAACATCACCGCCAGAAAGGCCGGGGTGGCCCAGGGCGAATATGAGATTCTGCTCCACGGCGCCCCTTTTATTTCAGACCGGCTGGGCCGATTCTCCTTTGATATATCGGCCAACTCTTTTTTTCAGACCAACACGCGGGGGGCCGAGCGGCTCTACACCGTGGCCAGGGAATATGCCGGGCTGACCGGGAGCCAAACCGTGGTGGACCTTTACTGCGGCACCGGCACCATTGCCATCTGGCTGTCGGGTGCGGCAAAAGAGGTGATCGGCCTTGAAATCAACGACAGCTGCCTGGCCGATGCCGTAAATAACTGCCGGACCAACAATGTCTCCAATGTCCGGTTTGTGGCCGGAGACGTGAAGGAGACCCTTCCCCGGCTGGACTGCCGGGCCGATGTGCTGGTCATTGATCCGCCCCGGGCCGGCATGCACAAGGACGTTGTGGAGCAGGTCCTGGCCATGGCGCCGCCGCGCATTGTTTATGTGTCGTGTAACCCCGCCACCCTGGCCAGGGACGTGGCCATGCTCAGTGAAGCCTATACCGTGGCCGAGGTCCAGCCGGTGGACATGTTTCCCCACACTCCCCATATCGAGTGCGTGGCCCGGCTGGACAAGAAAGCATAA
- a CDS encoding PPC domain-containing DNA-binding protein has product MKYSEARQGRIFVLRLEHGETVHQVVENFASDREITAAALIAVGGADTGSTLVVGPEDGGARPVTPMERILDNVCEIAGVGTLFPDETGAPMLHMHMACGREDKTTTGCIRSGVVTWQVMEIVLIELLDTPGRRLMEPDLGFKLLDPRPKAQ; this is encoded by the coding sequence ATGAAATATTCAGAGGCCCGGCAGGGACGAATTTTTGTGCTGCGGCTGGAACACGGCGAAACCGTTCACCAGGTGGTTGAAAACTTTGCATCAGACAGGGAAATAACGGCCGCGGCCCTTATCGCCGTTGGCGGCGCCGATACAGGCAGCACCCTGGTGGTGGGACCGGAAGACGGGGGTGCCAGGCCGGTGACACCCATGGAGCGAATTCTTGACAATGTTTGCGAAATCGCGGGGGTGGGCACCCTGTTCCCGGATGAGACAGGCGCCCCCATGCTGCACATGCACATGGCCTGCGGCAGGGAAGATAAAACCACCACGGGGTGTATTCGTAGCGGGGTGGTTACATGGCAGGTGATGGAGATCGTTCTCATCGAACTGCTGGACACGCCCGGCCGACGCCTGATGGAGCCGGACCTTGGTTTCAAGCTTCTTGATCCACGGCCAAAGGCTCAGTGA